The Solanum lycopersicum chromosome 9, SLM_r2.1 genome window below encodes:
- the LOC138338104 gene encoding uncharacterized protein, with the protein MRACAFVLMIQALKIPGEVIQAGLIALGDAIKSCLKCLLSHLLQVLSDAASSLFDLLWERIVEGSSAMSTATEEVIANLRILSAELSKDMVQVSEGLQQMFCKIVEYLLKHYVDAVKYVLQNA; encoded by the exons ATGAGAG CCTGTGCATTCGTGCTGATGATTCAAGCACTTAAAATTCCTGGCGAAGTCATCCAAGCTGGATTGATTGCCTTAGGAGATGCCATCAAGAGCTGTCTGAAATGTCTGCTGAGTCATCTGTTACAAGTACTGAGTGACGCAGCATCTTCTCTCTTTGATCTTCTCTGGGAAAGAATCGTAGAGGGTTCGTCTGCCATGTCAACAGCCACGGAAGAAGTAATAGCGAACTTGAGAATTTTATCAGCAGAGTTGTCGAAGGATATGGTGCAGGTTTCTGAAGGACTACAGCAGATGTTTTGTAAGATTGTGGAGTATTTGTTAAAACATTACGTGGATGCTGTAAAGTATGTCCTTCAAAATGCTTGA